The window ATACGGCACGGTCGGTGCTGATGTTAAGTATAGGGGCAATGCCTCCGGGAACTTCCCTGTTTACCAGAGTGGTCACAGGCTTTATCAGGCAGAGGCTTACAAAAGGCTATATCCGGGAGTATCTCAGCCTATCGGGGGGGAGCTATGCTGAAATCAATGCCTGGATACTGCCGGTAGCCGCAGCCCGGTTAATCGAAGGCGTTCCGGTAGCAGAGAAGGAGCAGCTTGCCAAGGAAGTCCGCAAACGCCTGAGATCTGTCCGCAAGGCCTAACCTGTTCGGGAAAGAGGTGCATCATGCCCACATATATTGCGCTGCTGCGCGGCATTAATGTCGGAGGCCATAAAATTATTAATATGCAGGATCTAAAGGCGATGTTTGAATCGCTCGGGTGTGGGAATGTCCGCACCTATATCCAGAGCGGTAACATTGTGTTCGAGAGCGGGGAATCCTCAGGGGAAGACCTGGTCCCGATGATAGAAAAGCGGATCAGGGAGACATTCGGCTTTGAGGTTCCTGTAATCCTTCGTACTGTGGAAGAGCTGGAGTCAGCTATTCAAGCGAACCCTTTTCAGGTGGAGGATCAGGAGGATTACAAGCGGCTGTATGTATCATTTCTCGATCAGGCGCCGGCTGCTGGCTCTCTGGAGAAGCTTCTTCCCTACGGGGACGGAGCTGATAAGCTGCGGGTAGTCGGTAAAGAATTGTACATATTGTATGAGGTAAGCGTCAGCCAATCGCCGCTGTTTAAGGTTTCCCTGGACAAGCTGCTTGGTGTGCAGCTCACCGCCCGCAACTGGAACACGGTGAACAAGCTGGCTGCACTTTGCCGGAAACCCTGAGGCTTAAGGAAATGGACACGCTGTAAGGGCGGCTCTTCAAGCATCACAGGTCATAACATGTAGTACAGGCCCCGCCCATGCGGGGCTTTTTTGGCGTGCGGTTGTCCCGATGGCTGTAAGGATTCGATGAACTACATTCTCCGGATTCCTTAGATTTGAGGATTCAGCTAACATTCAGCTTGATTTCATTATCCGTTAAGGTAAGGGTGCCATAATACACCTAGGCAAAGGTTGACACTGGGGATCGAGCACTGCCGGATTAAAGGATAATTGAACGAACGATGGGAGTGGGGGACAATGAGTTTCATTAAAAAACTGGGTTCTGACGTAGTGTTGCTGATCATACTGCTGCTCGCTGCATTTCTATACGGCTATGGAATCTGGAATGACCAATATGTAAATACGTACTATACAACCGCGGTGGGGAGCATGATGCAGAGCTTCCATAATTTCTTCTTCGCCTCACTGGATTCTGCCGGTTCGGTAACGGTAGATAAACCGCCGGTGACGTTCTGGATTCAGACGCTGAGCGCCATGATCTTCGGTCTGCACGGCTGGAGCGTGATTCTGCCGCAGGCCCTCGGCGGCGTGGGTTCAGTGTTGATTGTATATCTGCTGGTAAAGCCCGGTTTTGGCAGAACCGCAGCGCGCCTGGCCGCACTGGCGATGGCTTCCACTCCTGTAGCTGCAGCAGTCAGCCGTACGAACAATATCGATGCCATGCTGGTGTTTACGCTTTTGCTGGCAGCATGGTTTTTATTCAAGGGAACTAAACATCATACAACCGGCAGTCTTCTCATCGCCTTCGGGCTGATCGGGGTCGCCTTTAATGAGAAGATGCTGCAGGCATATATGGTTGTACCGGCCTTTTATCTGTTCTATATTCTAGCGGCAAAAGGGAGTTGGAAGAAGAAAACCGGCGTACTGGCCGCCTGCACTGCTGTGCTGCTGGTGATTTCACTCTCTTGGGCGGTCATCGTTGATTCCATCCCGGCAAGCAAGCGGCCTTACATGGGGAGCAGCGGTACCAACTCTGTGCTTAATCTGGCATTCGGCTACAACGGGGTATCCCGGTTGACGGGTGACCGCAGCACTGGCGGCAGCGGGGGCGGAATGCCCGGATTTGGCGGCGGCAACTTCGGGAATGACGGGCAGATGCCGGGTATGAATGGAGAGATGCCGTCATGGAGTGGCGGACAAATGCCGGGCATGAACGGAGAGATGCCTGCGACGGGTGGCACCTGGAGACCTGCGGGCGATGACGGCGGAATGCCTGGACAAGGCGCGGGAGGCAGAGCGGACGGAGAAGGCCGGCAGTTCGGCGATACTGACGGCGCACAAGGCCGCGGCATTATGGACGGCGGTATGAACGGCGGCGGTGGAGGCATGTTCAATACAGGTACAGCCGGACCGCTGAGACTGTTCCAGTCGGCATTGTCCGGGCAAGCCAGCTGGCTGCTGCCCTTTGTATTATTCGGCGTAATCGGAATCTTCGCCAGTCTGCGCCGGAAGAGCTTCACCATGAAGCATAAAGAGGCTTTGTTCTGGCTCGCCTGGCTGGTACCGGCTATGGGATTCTTCAGCATCGCCGGATTCTTCCATCAGTATTATCTGATCATGATGGCTCCGCCGGTTGCTGCGCTGGCCGGTGCGGGCTGGTCACAGCTCTGGAACTATTATAAGGAGCGTTCAAGCTGGCTCTCCTGGCTGCTGCCCGTGGCCGTGCTGGCTACAGCAGCCTTCCAGTGGTACATTATTCATCCTTATGACGATACGATTGGCAGCGGATGGTCGGCGGGGGTTCTGGCGGCAGGAATTGCCGCAGCTCTTCTACTGATTATCATTAGAATCATTAAAGGCCAAGAGAAGAGAGTCTTTGCCCATGCAGCAGCGGTAATAGGGCTGCTGGTGCTTATGATCGGGCCGCTCTATTGGGCGTTTACGCCGATCACCTACGGGCTGAACAGCATGACCCCGGCAGCCGGACCCGACAGCAGCGAAAGCGCCGGCTTCGGAGGCGGGGGCAGAAATAACCCTACCGGAGTGAATGGAAATCTGCTGGCTTACCTGAAGGAGCATAACACCGGTGAACAATATCTGTTCGCTGCCATGGATTACGGAACAGCAGGTCCATATATCATTGACGAAGGCGAGCAGGTAGTCATTCTGAACGGGTTCAACAACTCGGATGTACCTTATACGACTGATACCCTGAAGGCACTCGTTGAGAGCGGCAAAGTGAAGTATTTCCTCGTTACCAGCGGCGGTATGGGCGGCGGACGGGGCGGCGGCAACTCTGAAATTACCAGCTGGATCACCGAGAACGGTAAAGCGGTGCCGTCAGCGGATTGGCAGGGAACTGAAACAGGCGTGAACGGCGGAACGTTGTATGAGATTACACTTAACTGATGGATGAACCTAAGTACGAAGCGGTTATGACAAAACTTTTTAGGAGGAGCTGCTCATGAGTACCAACGTGCGCTATTCCATAATAATACCGATGTTTAACGAAGAGGCAGTGATTCAGGAGACCTACCGGCGGATCAAGAAAGTGATGGGAACGATAGGAGAATCCTATGAATTACTCTTTGTTAATGACGGCAGCACAGACAACTGTGCACAAATGATAGAGGAATACAGCTACTGGGATGAGAGCGTAAAGCTAATCGATCTATCCCGCAACTTCGGGCATCAAATCGCGATTACGGCCGGCATGGACTACTCCCTGGGCGATGCGGTGATCATTATCGATGCCGACCTTCAAGATCCGCCCGAGCTGATCTTGAAGATGATTGAGGAATGGAAAAAGGGTTACGAGGTCGTATACGCCAAACGCATCAAACGAAACGGAGAGTCACTGTTCAAAAAATGGACGGCCAGCGTCTTCTACCGGATACTCCGGTATTCTACGGATATCTCCATTCCGGTCGATACCGGTGATTTCCGGCTTATTGACCGCAAGGTCTGCGATGAGCTCAAACGCCTGCCGGAGAAAAACCGGTTTGTACGCGGCCTGGTCAGCTGGGTAGGGTTCCGCCAGAAGGCGATCGAATATGAGCGTGACGAACGGCTGGCCGGAGAGACCAAATACCCGCTCAAGCGCATGATCAAGCTGTCCCTGGACGGCATCACCTCTTTCTCGTACAAACCGCTGAA of the Paenibacillus pedocola genome contains:
- a CDS encoding DUF1697 domain-containing protein, whose translation is MPTYIALLRGINVGGHKIINMQDLKAMFESLGCGNVRTYIQSGNIVFESGESSGEDLVPMIEKRIRETFGFEVPVILRTVEELESAIQANPFQVEDQEDYKRLYVSFLDQAPAAGSLEKLLPYGDGADKLRVVGKELYILYEVSVSQSPLFKVSLDKLLGVQLTARNWNTVNKLAALCRKP
- a CDS encoding glycosyltransferase family 39 protein, yielding MSFIKKLGSDVVLLIILLLAAFLYGYGIWNDQYVNTYYTTAVGSMMQSFHNFFFASLDSAGSVTVDKPPVTFWIQTLSAMIFGLHGWSVILPQALGGVGSVLIVYLLVKPGFGRTAARLAALAMASTPVAAAVSRTNNIDAMLVFTLLLAAWFLFKGTKHHTTGSLLIAFGLIGVAFNEKMLQAYMVVPAFYLFYILAAKGSWKKKTGVLAACTAVLLVISLSWAVIVDSIPASKRPYMGSSGTNSVLNLAFGYNGVSRLTGDRSTGGSGGGMPGFGGGNFGNDGQMPGMNGEMPSWSGGQMPGMNGEMPATGGTWRPAGDDGGMPGQGAGGRADGEGRQFGDTDGAQGRGIMDGGMNGGGGGMFNTGTAGPLRLFQSALSGQASWLLPFVLFGVIGIFASLRRKSFTMKHKEALFWLAWLVPAMGFFSIAGFFHQYYLIMMAPPVAALAGAGWSQLWNYYKERSSWLSWLLPVAVLATAAFQWYIIHPYDDTIGSGWSAGVLAAGIAAALLLIIIRIIKGQEKRVFAHAAAVIGLLVLMIGPLYWAFTPITYGLNSMTPAAGPDSSESAGFGGGGRNNPTGVNGNLLAYLKEHNTGEQYLFAAMDYGTAGPYIIDEGEQVVILNGFNNSDVPYTTDTLKALVESGKVKYFLVTSGGMGGGRGGGNSEITSWITENGKAVPSADWQGTETGVNGGTLYEITLN
- a CDS encoding glycosyltransferase family 2 protein; amino-acid sequence: MSTNVRYSIIIPMFNEEAVIQETYRRIKKVMGTIGESYELLFVNDGSTDNCAQMIEEYSYWDESVKLIDLSRNFGHQIAITAGMDYSLGDAVIIIDADLQDPPELILKMIEEWKKGYEVVYAKRIKRNGESLFKKWTASVFYRILRYSTDISIPVDTGDFRLIDRKVCDELKRLPEKNRFVRGLVSWVGFRQKAIEYERDERLAGETKYPLKRMIKLSLDGITSFSYKPLKLAGYLGGLLSAGGFLYLMYVLYLVLFTDAAVKGWASMIGITLTFNGFVLIMLGILGEYVGRIYDETKGRPLYIVQEFYGGRVQKTVTEPRVAHLNK